In one window of Candidatus Aegiribacteria sp. DNA:
- a CDS encoding T9SS type A sorting domain-containing protein: MRRSMSTQGLLYLCVLFLFSGIVHAQCDGVIYTWGRNNYGQCNVPLPNCGFMDIAGGDNHCLGLKSDGTVIAWGDNAYGQCDVPAPNSDFIAIATGAYHSLGLKSDGTVVAWGRNSYGQCNVPSPNSDFIAIAAGRIHSLGLRSDGTIIGWGDNYTGQCDVPAPNSNFVALAGGRYHSVGLKSDGTIATWGSNSFGQCIIPAPNSDFTAITAGSYHCLGLKSDGTVVAWGWNDDGQCNIPAPNSDFTSIAAGAFHNLGLKSDGTIATWGKNSDGQCNVPAPNSDFTSIAAGAHHSLGLKGEWTIVAQGLNDSGQCSVPTPNIDFTAVAGGSFHSLGLFSEGIIAAWGLNNDGQCDIPVPNSCFIVIAGGDYHSLGLKSDGTVVAWGNNSSGQCSVPAPNSNYVTVAGGVEYSFGLKSDGTVVTWGNNSFGQCTVPAPNSDFIAITAGSCHCLGLKSDGTIVAWGRNDAGQCSIPAPNSNFMSVAGGAEHSLGLKSDGTVVAWGDNAYSQCNVPAPNSDFIAIATGAYHSLGLKSDGTVVAWGDDTHGQCNIPSPNSDFMVIAAGMSHSLGLKRSYSTEVEETESFEIPGTEMLTILSLSPNPFTQSTGISFETRASGQVTMEIYDLSGRSIRTIPLGHIGGGLHQTCWYGCDETGNNVTSGIYLVRLYGTGGESQTAKSVLIR, from the coding sequence ATGAGACGAAGTATGTCAACTCAAGGCCTGCTGTATTTGTGCGTTCTGTTCCTTTTCTCGGGTATCGTACACGCGCAATGCGACGGAGTCATCTATACATGGGGGCGCAATAATTATGGCCAGTGCAATGTCCCCCTACCGAACTGCGGCTTTATGGACATCGCTGGCGGAGACAATCACTGCCTGGGTCTCAAGTCTGACGGAACTGTCATTGCTTGGGGAGACAACGCTTATGGCCAGTGCGATGTTCCCGCACCGAACTCAGATTTTATCGCAATCGCCACTGGTGCGTATCACAGTCTGGGTCTCAAGTCCGACGGAACCGTAGTTGCATGGGGGCGCAACAGCTATGGCCAGTGCAATGTTCCCTCACCGAACTCGGACTTCATAGCGATTGCCGCAGGCAGGATTCACAGTCTGGGTCTCAGGTCCGACGGTACAATAATTGGCTGGGGGGATAACTATACAGGTCAGTGTGATGTGCCCGCACCGAACTCAAACTTCGTGGCGCTCGCCGGGGGCAGGTATCACAGTGTTGGTCTCAAATCTGACGGAACGATCGCGACCTGGGGAAGCAACTCTTTCGGTCAGTGTATCATTCCCGCACCGAACTCCGACTTCACAGCAATCACAGCGGGTTCGTATCACTGTCTAGGTCTTAAGTCCGACGGGACCGTCGTTGCCTGGGGATGGAATGACGATGGTCAGTGCAACATTCCCGCACCGAACTCCGATTTCACATCAATCGCTGCGGGCGCATTTCACAATCTTGGTCTTAAGTCCGACGGAACGATCGCAACCTGGGGAAAGAACTCTGACGGCCAGTGCAATGTTCCCGCACCGAACTCCGACTTCACATCAATCGCTGCGGGTGCACATCACAGTTTGGGCCTCAAGGGTGAGTGGACCATTGTGGCACAGGGGCTGAACGACAGTGGCCAATGCAGTGTTCCGACACCGAATATTGATTTTACTGCAGTAGCCGGAGGCTCATTTCACAGCCTGGGTCTTTTTTCCGAAGGCATTATTGCGGCCTGGGGACTTAACAACGACGGCCAGTGCGATATCCCTGTTCCGAACTCCTGTTTTATCGTTATAGCCGGGGGCGATTATCACAGCCTTGGTCTTAAGTCTGACGGAACCGTCGTTGCCTGGGGTAATAACAGTAGCGGTCAGTGCAGCGTCCCGGCACCGAACTCAAACTATGTAACAGTCGCTGGAGGTGTGGAATACAGCTTTGGTCTCAAATCCGACGGGACTGTCGTGACCTGGGGGAATAACTCCTTCGGTCAATGTACCGTTCCAGCACCGAATTCAGACTTCATAGCAATCACGGCGGGTTCGTGTCACTGTCTTGGTCTCAAGTCCGACGGAACCATTGTTGCCTGGGGGCGGAATGATGCTGGCCAGTGCAGCATTCCCGCACCGAACTCAAACTTCATGTCGGTCGCCGGGGGTGCGGAACACAGCCTTGGTCTCAAGTCTGACGGAACTGTTGTTGCCTGGGGAGACAACGCCTATAGCCAGTGCAATGTTCCCGCACCGAACTCCGATTTTATCGCAATCGCCACTGGTGCGTATCACAGCCTTGGTCTCAAGTCCGATGGAACTGTCGTTGCCTGGGGAGATGATACCCATGGTCAATGTAATATCCCTTCGCCGAACTCCGATTTCATGGTGATTGCTGCTGGCATGTCTCACAGTCTTGGCTTGAAACGTTCATATTCAACAGAAGTTGAAGAAACAGAATCCTTCGAAATCCCCGGTACCGAAATGCTGACCATACTCTCTCTTTCGCCCAACCCCTTCACACAGTCTACAGGGATTTCTTTCGAGACACGGGCATCGGGTCAAGTAACTATGGAAATCTATGATCTGAGCGGAAGAAGCATAAGGACAATTCCTCTTGGACATATTGGAGGCGGTCTGCATCAGACCTGCTGGTACGGATGTGATGAGACCGGAAACAATGTAACCTCCGGGATATACTTAGTTCGTCTGTATGGTACCGGGGGAGAATCACAAACGGCAAAGTCTGTTCTTATCCGCTGA